The following coding sequences lie in one Myxococcus xanthus genomic window:
- the cas7c gene encoding type I-C CRISPR-associated protein Cas7/Csd2, which yields MTDLKQRHDFVLFFDVLDGNPNGDPDAGNLPRIDAETGHGLVTDVSLKRKVRNFVLLTQEGKPGLDIFVKEKAILNNRIADGYKSLGIDLNEKPARAEDGKKRNDKGRAQGSEVEKGRAWMCKTFFDVRTFGAVMSTGPNAGQVRGPVQLTFARSVDPIVSQEHSITRMAVATEDEAEKQGGDNRTMGRKNTVPYGLYRAHGFVSPHLAKQTGFGTADLELLFQSFTHMFELDRSAARGLMSMRKVVVFKHGSELGNAPAHALFDRVLAVRAQPEKPARSFSDYEVRVDKAGLPQGIEVLELVG from the coding sequence ATGACCGACCTCAAGCAACGCCATGACTTCGTGCTGTTCTTCGACGTGTTAGATGGAAACCCCAACGGAGATCCCGACGCCGGCAACCTGCCCCGCATTGATGCGGAGACGGGCCATGGGCTGGTGACGGACGTGAGCCTCAAGCGCAAGGTGCGAAACTTCGTCCTGCTCACGCAGGAGGGAAAGCCCGGGCTGGACATCTTCGTCAAGGAGAAGGCCATCCTGAACAACCGCATCGCGGATGGATACAAGAGCCTGGGCATCGACCTGAACGAGAAACCCGCTCGCGCGGAGGATGGCAAGAAGCGCAACGACAAGGGCAGGGCCCAGGGCTCCGAGGTGGAGAAGGGCCGCGCGTGGATGTGCAAGACGTTCTTCGATGTCCGCACATTTGGCGCGGTGATGTCCACGGGGCCCAATGCGGGGCAGGTGCGTGGGCCGGTGCAGCTCACCTTCGCCCGCTCGGTGGACCCTATCGTTTCGCAAGAGCATTCCATCACCCGCATGGCGGTGGCGACTGAGGACGAAGCGGAAAAGCAGGGCGGTGACAACCGCACCATGGGCCGGAAGAACACCGTGCCCTATGGGCTCTACCGGGCCCACGGCTTCGTCTCGCCGCACCTGGCGAAGCAGACGGGGTTTGGCACGGCGGACCTGGAGCTGCTCTTCCAGTCCTTCACGCACATGTTCGAGCTGGACCGCAGCGCCGCGCGGGGGCTGATGTCCATGCGGAAGGTGGTTGTGTTCAAACATGGCTCGGAGCTCGGCAACGCGCCGGCCCACGCGCTGTTCGACCGCGTCCTTGCGGTGCGCGCCCAGCCGGAGAAGCCAGCTCGAAGCTTCTCCGACTACGAGGTCCGTGTGGACAAGGCAGGGCTGCCCCAGGGCATCGAGGTGCTGGAGCTGGTGGGATGA
- the cas4 gene encoding CRISPR-associated protein Cas4 codes for MSTDRETWVALSALQHLLYCERQAALIHVERQWREDVNTASGRLLHERVDLPGHDARLGRRVERAVLLGSQRLRVSGRADMVEYQRDAKGAGWRPFPVEVKRGRRKAGEADRVQLCAQALCLEEMHGVDVPEGALFYGVEHKRAAVRFDAELRQRTEDAIARMHEVLRRQEVPVVARAPRCDKCSLEPLCLPGVTAGQRSAQDFLMQWMALDG; via the coding sequence ATGAGCACGGACCGCGAGACGTGGGTGGCGCTGTCGGCGCTCCAGCACCTGCTGTACTGCGAGCGGCAGGCGGCGCTCATCCACGTCGAGCGGCAATGGCGCGAGGACGTCAACACCGCCTCCGGCAGACTGCTGCACGAGCGCGTGGACCTGCCGGGACATGACGCGCGGCTGGGACGGCGGGTGGAGCGGGCCGTGTTGCTGGGCTCGCAGCGGCTGCGCGTGTCCGGGCGCGCGGACATGGTCGAGTACCAGCGGGACGCGAAGGGGGCGGGCTGGCGGCCCTTCCCGGTGGAGGTGAAGCGCGGCCGGCGCAAGGCGGGTGAGGCGGACCGCGTGCAACTCTGCGCGCAGGCGCTGTGCCTGGAGGAGATGCACGGCGTGGATGTCCCGGAAGGGGCGCTCTTCTACGGTGTGGAGCACAAGCGTGCCGCGGTGCGCTTCGACGCGGAGCTGCGCCAGCGGACCGAGGACGCCATCGCGCGCATGCACGAGGTGCTGCGCCGGCAGGAGGTCCCTGTCGTGGCGCGCGCGCCCCGATGTGACAAGTGCTCGCTGGAGCCGCTGTGCCTCCCTGGAGTGACGGCGGGGCAGCGGAGCGCTCAGGACTTCCTGATGCAGTGGATGGCCCTGGACGGCTGA
- the cas1c gene encoding type I-C CRISPR-associated endonuclease Cas1c, producing MTTALNTLFITAEGTRLNKEGECVVVTVQDQKKAEVPLRHLRSVVCLTRAWLTPELMESCLEAGIHVSFFGMTGRFLARVEGVPGGNVLLRRQQYRAADDIARSVAISRALVVGKLGNARQFVLHARRDAAPERQEALSETARRLSEHLRALTRVEDLVQVRGLEGIAARDYFESFPALLKKSAQGFEFDGRNRRPPRNPLNAMLSFGYALLAQDCAGALTGVGLDPAVGFLHEDRPGRLSLALDLMEEFRAPVVDRLVFSLVNRGQLKPGDFRTESAGAVLLKDDARKTFLVAYQEAKQVGVRHAFLGQETTWGMAPHLQALLLARHLRGELDGYPPFAMR from the coding sequence ATGACGACTGCGCTGAACACGCTGTTCATCACCGCGGAAGGGACTCGCCTGAACAAGGAAGGCGAGTGCGTGGTGGTGACGGTTCAAGACCAGAAGAAGGCGGAGGTTCCCTTGCGGCACCTGCGCTCGGTGGTGTGCCTGACGCGCGCGTGGCTGACGCCGGAGTTGATGGAGAGCTGCCTGGAGGCGGGCATCCATGTCTCCTTCTTCGGGATGACGGGGCGCTTCCTGGCGAGGGTGGAGGGCGTGCCGGGCGGCAACGTCTTGTTGCGGCGGCAGCAGTATCGGGCGGCGGATGATATCGCTCGCTCGGTGGCCATCTCCCGGGCGCTGGTGGTGGGGAAGCTCGGGAATGCGCGGCAGTTTGTGTTGCATGCGCGGCGTGACGCGGCGCCCGAGCGACAGGAGGCCCTGTCGGAGACGGCGCGGCGGCTGTCGGAGCACCTGCGCGCGCTGACCCGCGTGGAGGACTTGGTGCAGGTGCGAGGGCTGGAAGGCATCGCGGCGCGCGACTACTTCGAGTCCTTTCCCGCGCTGCTGAAGAAGAGTGCCCAGGGCTTCGAGTTCGATGGCCGCAACCGCCGGCCTCCGAGGAATCCGCTGAACGCGATGCTCTCGTTTGGCTATGCGTTGCTGGCGCAGGATTGCGCGGGAGCGCTCACGGGTGTTGGGCTCGACCCCGCCGTGGGGTTCCTGCATGAGGACCGCCCTGGGCGCCTGTCGCTGGCGCTGGATTTGATGGAGGAGTTCCGTGCGCCGGTGGTGGACCGGCTCGTCTTCTCGCTGGTGAACCGGGGGCAACTGAAGCCCGGGGACTTCCGCACGGAGTCGGCGGGGGCCGTGTTGCTGAAGGACGATGCGCGCAAGACGTTCCTCGTGGCGTACCAGGAGGCGAAGCAGGTGGGGGTGCGGCACGCGTTCCTGGGGCAGGAGACGACCTGGGGCATGGCGCCTCACCTGCAAGCGTTGCTGTTGGCACGCCATCTCCGAGGGGAGCTGGACGGCTACCCTCCCTTCGCGATGCGCTGA
- the cas2 gene encoding CRISPR-associated endonuclease Cas2, which produces MRRLTVLICYDVRVSDPQGPRRLRKIARACRDHGVRVQYSVFECVLEPKDWVVLRARLLGAFDSECDSLRFYFLSEDDARKTEHHGARAPLDVEGPLVL; this is translated from the coding sequence ATGCGTAGATTGACCGTGCTGATTTGTTACGACGTGCGGGTGTCGGACCCACAGGGGCCTCGGCGCCTGCGCAAGATTGCGCGGGCTTGCAGAGACCATGGCGTGCGAGTGCAATACTCCGTCTTCGAGTGTGTCCTGGAGCCCAAGGACTGGGTCGTCCTGCGCGCCCGCCTGCTCGGCGCATTCGATTCGGAATGCGACAGCCTGCGCTTCTACTTCCTGTCGGAGGACGATGCCCGGAAGACGGAGCATCATGGCGCCAGAGCACCCTTGGACGTCGAGGGGCCGCTGGTCCTGTAG